Proteins encoded in a region of the Clostridium butyricum genome:
- a CDS encoding AEC family transporter: MNNFILSINVVAPLFLTIMFGYFIRRINLVDEYTLKKMNNLIFKTFLPMLLFFNVYSTNIEGAIDVRLMIFAPTCILLSCLGACAIVPFMVKESKKRGVVVQAIFRSNFVLFGLPVVLSLFGEDGAGITSILIAVIVPMFNFLAVIVLEVFRGGNLNLKTIIKGIITNPLILASLLGILMLVLQIKLPTIFEKTISDMSKIATPLALVVLGGSFRIEKINKNLKPLIIGVIGKLIIVPLIFIPIAIYLGFRGIELASVMIMLSAPVAVSSFTMAEQMEADGELAAQLVVFTSMFSVLTIFIYIFVMKQLCYI, encoded by the coding sequence ATGAATAATTTTATATTATCTATAAATGTTGTGGCTCCATTATTTTTAACAATAATGTTTGGGTACTTTATTAGAAGAATAAATCTTGTTGATGAATATACACTAAAGAAAATGAATAATTTGATATTTAAAACATTTCTACCTATGTTACTATTTTTTAATGTATATAGTACTAACATAGAGGGAGCAATAGACGTAAGACTAATGATATTTGCGCCAACTTGTATATTGCTGAGTTGTTTGGGGGCATGTGCTATAGTTCCTTTTATGGTAAAGGAAAGTAAAAAGAGAGGTGTTGTAGTACAAGCTATATTTAGAAGTAATTTTGTTTTGTTTGGCCTTCCAGTAGTACTATCACTATTTGGAGAAGATGGTGCAGGAATAACTTCTATATTAATAGCAGTTATAGTTCCCATGTTTAATTTTTTAGCAGTAATAGTTTTGGAAGTTTTTAGAGGTGGAAATTTAAATTTAAAAACTATAATTAAGGGAATAATAACTAACCCATTAATACTAGCATCTTTACTAGGTATATTAATGCTAGTATTACAAATAAAGCTACCTACAATTTTTGAAAAAACTATTTCAGATATGTCTAAAATAGCTACACCATTAGCGTTAGTAGTTTTAGGAGGATCTTTTAGAATAGAAAAGATAAATAAAAATTTAAAACCATTAATTATTGGAGTGATAGGCAAATTAATAATTGTACCGCTTATATTTATTCCTATTGCTATATATTTAGGATTTAGAGGTATAGAACTTGCAAGTGTTATGATAATGCTTTCAGCACCAGTGGCAGTTTCATCATTTACAATGGCGGAACAGATGGAAGCAGATGGCGAATTAGCAGCACAACTTGTAGTATTTACATCAATGTTTTCTGTTTTGACAATATTCATTTATATCTTTGTTATGAAACAATTATGTTATATTTAA
- the spoIIE gene encoding stage II sporulation protein E, with the protein MQYELNVNKYEEVKSLQKTKGKLNLKLPIVNLTLIFVIGILLGRVSLLLNQSDSKGIAPFGIAYLMAVSVRNSKQKDVSAGIGVLLGYLTVNSLLSDGNMYLISIGVLTLSYLIIPASKKIRKEILGFVLILSTFFIYGMTVNKYEVGVNITLCLIETVMIMPIYYVIKYAVDSIEEFDYKYLFSTEQLVSIGILFCLIVSGIGNVTIMDYSLKNIFALLLVLCVAYLGGAAYGAMIGVSMGVILGVASNDMMWSIGFFSVGGLIVGIFKDTGKIFSILAGIIIYFALGLYSNVLSFKFGVEVLASCALFLCIPRAAFKSIEVEINPDRKREFIDEGKLNSIREEFTFKLRELTTVLGTVSNCLGAATENEKLLMKGKGSALVENLADRCCSKCENRPACWDREFAQTYNSFQALIQSYEENTICMPADLEKKCVQSFTLLRNVENIVDNNTVNETIKERLAEGRKLLSYHIDSISNTLDDLLNDFKKQVIVNTDLEKRVRLALNKKSVNYNDIFCYTDINGKIKIKISMDDYKGDEHLNKKVIPLLNSLTRKKLCVCEEESRLNSENDEYIISIQEEATFYMVSYNSMVPKNGENQIGDSYTFGNTKDGCYMTILSDGMGFGPEAGQESKATVDLVERFIEAGFDENITVNTVNSIMGMRFAEDEKYATLDLNKVDLYSGEAVFVKIGAAPTFIKRGNEIKIINSKNLPFGLVDEVDVEVIKEELQAGDIIVSVSDGILDIDKSNIEEKTWVEDYLSNANSDPRELSERILSKAKELSGGTVKDDMTVVVSKVYLAS; encoded by the coding sequence GTGCAGTATGAATTAAATGTAAATAAGTATGAGGAAGTTAAAAGTCTTCAAAAAACAAAAGGAAAATTAAATTTAAAATTACCTATAGTTAATTTAACTTTAATATTTGTAATAGGAATTTTGCTTGGAAGAGTAAGTCTCTTATTAAATCAATCTGATAGTAAGGGCATTGCTCCTTTTGGAATAGCATATTTAATGGCTGTTTCTGTAAGGAATAGTAAGCAGAAAGATGTTAGTGCTGGGATTGGAGTGCTATTAGGGTATCTTACTGTTAATAGTTTATTAAGTGATGGAAATATGTATCTTATTTCAATAGGAGTATTAACATTAAGTTATCTCATTATTCCTGCCAGCAAAAAAATTAGAAAGGAAATTTTGGGTTTTGTTTTAATTTTATCTACTTTCTTTATATATGGTATGACGGTAAATAAATATGAAGTTGGTGTAAATATTACATTATGTCTTATTGAGACCGTTATGATTATGCCTATATATTATGTAATTAAATACGCGGTTGATTCAATCGAAGAATTTGATTATAAATATCTATTTTCTACAGAACAATTAGTAAGTATAGGGATTTTATTTTGTTTGATAGTTTCTGGAATAGGAAATGTTACTATAATGGACTACTCTTTAAAAAATATTTTTGCATTATTATTAGTTTTGTGTGTGGCTTATTTGGGTGGAGCAGCTTATGGTGCAATGATAGGGGTGTCAATGGGAGTTATATTAGGTGTGGCATCAAATGATATGATGTGGTCCATAGGCTTTTTTAGTGTTGGAGGTCTTATTGTAGGAATTTTTAAAGATACAGGGAAAATATTTTCAATACTTGCAGGAATAATTATTTACTTTGCATTAGGTTTATATTCTAATGTTTTGAGTTTTAAATTTGGAGTAGAAGTATTAGCCAGCTGTGCTTTATTTTTATGTATTCCTAGGGCTGCATTTAAAAGTATTGAAGTTGAAATAAATCCAGATAGAAAAAGAGAATTTATAGATGAAGGAAAACTAAATAGTATAAGAGAGGAGTTTACGTTTAAACTAAGAGAATTGACAACTGTACTTGGTACGGTATCTAATTGTCTTGGAGCAGCAACAGAAAATGAAAAGCTTCTTATGAAAGGAAAGGGAAGTGCATTAGTAGAAAATTTAGCAGATAGATGTTGTTCTAAGTGTGAAAATAGACCAGCGTGTTGGGATAGAGAATTTGCGCAGACATATAATTCTTTTCAAGCACTTATACAAAGTTATGAAGAGAATACTATATGTATGCCAGCAGATTTAGAAAAGAAGTGTGTTCAAAGTTTTACACTTTTAAGAAATGTAGAAAATATAGTTGATAATAATACGGTAAATGAAACAATAAAAGAAAGGCTTGCAGAAGGTAGAAAATTATTATCCTATCATATTGATAGTATTTCAAATACATTAGATGATCTTTTGAATGATTTTAAAAAGCAGGTGATAGTAAATACAGATTTAGAGAAAAGAGTAAGGCTTGCTCTTAATAAAAAGTCAGTAAATTATAATGATATCTTTTGTTATACAGATATCAATGGAAAGATAAAAATAAAAATCAGTATGGATGATTATAAGGGAGATGAGCATTTAAATAAGAAAGTAATACCATTATTAAATAGTCTTACAAGAAAAAAATTATGTGTATGTGAAGAAGAAAGTAGACTTAATAGTGAAAATGATGAATATATTATAAGTATTCAGGAAGAAGCTACATTTTATATGGTTTCCTATAATTCTATGGTTCCTAAGAATGGAGAAAATCAGATTGGAGATAGTTATACATTTGGTAATACTAAAGATGGATGCTATATGACTATATTAAGTGATGGGATGGGATTCGGTCCTGAAGCAGGACAGGAAAGCAAAGCAACAGTTGATTTAGTGGAAAGGTTTATAGAAGCAGGCTTCGATGAAAATATAACAGTGAATACAGTAAATTCAATAATGGGAATGAGATTTGCTGAGGATGAAAAATATGCCACTCTTGATTTGAATAAAGTAGATTTATATAGTGGTGAAGCTGTTTTTGTTAAGATTGGTGCAGCGCCAACTTTTATTAAGAGAGGAAATGAAATAAAAATAATCAATTCCAAAAATTTACCTTTTGGACTAGTTGATGAAGTTGATGTTGAAGTTATAAAAGAAGAACTTCAAGCTGGAGACATCATAGTAAGTGTAAGTGATGGAATTTTAGATATAGATAAATCAAACATTGAAGAGAAAACATGGGTTGAGGATTATTTGAGTAATGCTAATTCTGATCCTAGGGAGTTATCTGAAAGAATATTAAGTAAAGCAAAAGAATTAAGTGGAGGAACAGTTAAGGATGATATGACCGTAGTGGTTTCGAAAGTTTATCTAGCAAGCTAG